A portion of the Lolium rigidum isolate FL_2022 chromosome 1, APGP_CSIRO_Lrig_0.1, whole genome shotgun sequence genome contains these proteins:
- the LOC124686695 gene encoding uncharacterized protein LOC124686695 gives MHSPSPSSPAAASFSPSSSDLSPADGFLCVKEGVDEMIKHVANEPSVGLYFVQQHANASMPILLDVKGKVAEKTRDVTLHTEDIEDSICAVRSMTEFGLPIADDMIKDINKSLKIMSKTQPKRGLIQNPIWGFQSDKSSEACDDLGATNGGSSKNYLSSMFNTAKQKASILRWPQTDLASNDDVSDKSVSSTAPESSQAGRHGASTTSDGERDDTLISSRLSENNNAATMDQRVSAADISYTAESYKKFKEEQELKLQEWLRESKGADSTRD, from the exons ATGCAcagcccctccccctcctcccccgccgccgcgtcGTTCTCACCTTCATCATCAGACCTCTCCCCCGCCGACGGCTTCCTCTGCG TGAAGGAGGGGGTAGACGAGATGATCAAGCACGTCGCCAACGAGCCCTCCGTCGGGCTCTACTTCGTCCAGCAGCACGCCAACGCATCTATGCCCATCCTCCTAGACGTCAAG GGGAAGGTTGCAGAAAAGACTCGTGATGTAACATTGCACACTGAAGATATAGAGGATTCTATCTGTGCTGTGAGGTCCATGACCGAGTTTGGACTTCCAATCGCTGATGATATGATCAAGGATATAAATAAATCTCTAAAGATAATGTCGAAGACCCAACCAAAGAGGGG GTTAATACAGAACCCCATTTGGGGGTTCCAATCAGACAAAAGCTCGGAAGCATGTGACGATTTGGGCGCAACTAATGGTGGAAGTAGCAAGAACTACTTGTCTTCTATGTTCAACACTGCAAAGCAAAAGGCATCCATTCTCAGATGGCCACAGACTGACTTGGCATCGAACGATGACGTTTCGGATAAGTCAGTGTCATCTACAGCTCCAGAATCATCACAAGCCGGACGACATGGTGCATCGACAACCTCAGATGGAGAAAGGGACGACACCCTCATTTCAAGCCGTTTGTCAGAAAATAATAATGCAGCTACTATGGATCAGAGGGTGTCTGCTGCTGATATATCCTACACGGCGGAGAGCTACAAAAAGTTCAAAGAAGAGCAAGAACTCAAACTGCAAGAGTGGCTTAGAGAGTCCAAAGGAGCTGATAGTACTAGAGACTGA
- the LOC124686678 gene encoding protein ENHANCED DISEASE RESISTANCE 2-like isoform X1 codes for MAFSNGEAEHQWIQNVQSGGAVPCLPPEDCPNGWATPPGDTFMVRGPEYVTTKVKIPGGQYLLKPLGVDWIKGPAKICEVLKNKSHRVRKAIDEEVSHGNQPFVWAFNLQLPSKENYSAIFYFVSLEPAPEGSLMDQFLKGDDAFRKSRLKLIANIVKGPWIVRKAVCEQAICILGRALSCKYVQGSNFFEVDVDIGSSIVANAIVHLAFGYVATLTVDLAFLIESQAESELPERLLGAVRFSELSPGSAGTYEVPSEEQQETAPILPARLWRSFSQLLQNPSNSMEQSPSSENINGSFHKEGADGNTNW; via the coding sequence ATGGCATTTTCTAATGGTGAGGCTGAGCACCAATGGATACAGAATGTCCAGTCAGGAGGAGCAGTTCCTTGTCTACCGCCTGAAGACTGTCCTAATGGCTGGGCTACTCCTCCTGGTGACACATTTATGGTCAGAGGCCCAGAGTATGTTACCACTAAGGTAAAAATACCTGGTGGGCAGTATCTTCTAAAGCCTCTGGGAGTTGATTGGATCAAAGGCCCAGCAAAAATCTGCGAGGTCCTGAAAAACAAGAGCCATCGTGTGAGGAAAGCCATTGACGAGGAGGTTTCACATGGTAATCAGCCTTTTGTCTGGGCTTTCAACCTTCAACTGCCCAGCAAGGAGAACTACAGCGCGATATTTTACTTTGTATCACTGGAACCTGCACCTGAGGGCTCTCTAATGGATCAATTTCTGAAAGGTGATGACGCTTTCCGGAAATCCAGACTTAAACTGATAGCAAATATAGTTAAGGGGCCTTGGATTGTTCGAAAAGCTGTGTGTGAACAAGCCATCTGCATACTGGGCAGAGCGCTTTCCTGCAAGTATGTTCAAGGATCAAATTTCTTTGAAGTGGATGTGGATATCGGATCTTCTATAGTTGCAAATGCAATTGTCCATCTGGCGTTTGGTTACGTGGCGACATTGACTGTAGATTTAGCATTTCTTATTGAGAGTCAAGCTGAATCAGAGCTTCCTGAGAGACTTCTTGGAGCTGTAAGGTTCTCTGAGTTAAGTCCGGGTTCAGCTGGTACGTATGAAGTGCCATCTGAGGAGCAGCAGGAAACTGCTCCCATTCTGCCTGCAAGATTGTGGCGGAGTTTTTCCCAACTTCTACAAAACCCGAGCAACTCAATGGAGCAGTCGCCTAGCTCAGAGAACATCAACGGAAGCTTCCACAAAGAAGGTGCCGATGGCAACACTAATTGGTAA
- the LOC124686678 gene encoding protein ENHANCED DISEASE RESISTANCE 2-like isoform X2, translating into MAFSNGEAEHQWIQNVQSGGAVPCLPPEDCPNGWATPPGDTFMVRGPEYVTTKVKIPGGQYLLKPLGVDWIKGPAKICEVLKNKSHRVRKAIDEEVSHGNQPFVWAFNLQLPSKENYSAIFYFVSLEPAPEGSLMDQFLKGDDAFRKSRLKLIANIVKGPWIVRKAVCEQAICILGRALSCKYVQGSNFFEVDVDIGSSIVANAIVHLAFGYVATLTVDLAFLIESQAESELPERLLGAVRFSELSPGSAGTYEVPSEEQQETAPILPARLWRSFSQLLQNPSNSMEQSPSSENINGSFHKEGADGNTN; encoded by the exons ATGGCATTTTCTAATGGTGAGGCTGAGCACCAATGGATACAGAATGTCCAGTCAGGAGGAGCAGTTCCTTGTCTACCGCCTGAAGACTGTCCTAATGGCTGGGCTACTCCTCCTGGTGACACATTTATGGTCAGAGGCCCAGAGTATGTTACCACTAAGGTAAAAATACCTGGTGGGCAGTATCTTCTAAAGCCTCTGGGAGTTGATTGGATCAAAGGCCCAGCAAAAATCTGCGAGGTCCTGAAAAACAAGAGCCATCGTGTGAGGAAAGCCATTGACGAGGAGGTTTCACATGGTAATCAGCCTTTTGTCTGGGCTTTCAACCTTCAACTGCCCAGCAAGGAGAACTACAGCGCGATATTTTACTTTGTATCACTGGAACCTGCACCTGAGGGCTCTCTAATGGATCAATTTCTGAAAGGTGATGACGCTTTCCGGAAATCCAGACTTAAACTGATAGCAAATATAGTTAAGGGGCCTTGGATTGTTCGAAAAGCTGTGTGTGAACAAGCCATCTGCATACTGGGCAGAGCGCTTTCCTGCAAGTATGTTCAAGGATCAAATTTCTTTGAAGTGGATGTGGATATCGGATCTTCTATAGTTGCAAATGCAATTGTCCATCTGGCGTTTGGTTACGTGGCGACATTGACTGTAGATTTAGCATTTCTTATTGAGAGTCAAGCTGAATCAGAGCTTCCTGAGAGACTTCTTGGAGCTGTAAGGTTCTCTGAGTTAAGTCCGGGTTCAGCTGGTACGTATGAAGTGCCATCTGAGGAGCAGCAGGAAACTGCTCCCATTCTGCCTGCAAGATTGTGGCGGAGTTTTTCCCAACTTCTACAAAACCCGAGCAACTCAATGGAGCAGTCGCCTAGCTCAGAGAACATCAACGGAAGCTTCCACAAAGAAGGTGCCGATGGCAACACTAATTG A